Proteins from a single region of Parafrankia irregularis:
- a CDS encoding helix-turn-helix transcriptional regulator: MADTDPTTTAAVMFSRHVKAALMHLRAAATAAAAAGVDIDGPGEAGNLARVAGDAVEDLDLWAIRHADTAGVRRLAYAGTEHWCAIPGGTLPHPDTTAGSERLWTRDDVLAYLDSVGAPVGADTWSGYVSRDQAPAPARRIGRTPVWDPAAVRAWHTGRRGRGWRADQPTGTRADNDGAG; the protein is encoded by the coding sequence ATGGCCGACACCGACCCGACCACCACCGCGGCGGTCATGTTCTCCCGCCACGTCAAGGCCGCGCTGATGCACCTGCGCGCCGCAGCCACCGCGGCCGCGGCCGCCGGCGTCGACATCGACGGCCCCGGCGAGGCCGGGAACCTGGCCCGCGTCGCCGGCGACGCGGTGGAGGACCTCGACCTGTGGGCCATCCGCCACGCCGACACCGCCGGTGTCCGCCGGCTCGCCTACGCCGGCACCGAGCACTGGTGCGCCATCCCCGGCGGAACCCTGCCCCACCCGGACACCACCGCGGGCTCCGAGAGGCTGTGGACCCGCGACGACGTCCTGGCCTACCTGGACAGCGTCGGCGCCCCCGTCGGCGCCGACACCTGGTCCGGCTACGTCTCCCGCGACCAGGCCCCCGCCCCCGCCCGCCGCATCGGCCGGACCCCGGTCTGGGACCCGGCCGCCGTGCGGGCCTGGCACACCGGCCGGCGCGGCCGCGGCTGGCGCGCCGACCAGCCCACCGGCACCCGAGCGGACAACGACGGAGCCGGATGA
- a CDS encoding DUF4326 domain-containing protein: MPPYATLSADHPRPGVPGRAEPAAARSAARRVAAPPVQLGLFDDGGQTDGPGGLRPTDGVLLERLAAGGTVVVRLPGLFQPYGPLLRHLADTGRLVRIGRDTIWGNPHRLHPGASSQERAEAIAAYERHLQTRPDLLARVGELRGRALGCWCAPAPCHGDVLARLAHRSG; this comes from the coding sequence GTGCCCCCGTACGCCACGCTGAGCGCCGATCACCCCCGCCCGGGTGTGCCGGGTAGGGCGGAACCGGCTGCGGCCCGCTCAGCGGCTCGCCGCGTCGCCGCACCGCCCGTGCAACTGGGCCTGTTCGACGACGGTGGCCAGACCGACGGCCCCGGCGGGCTGCGACCGACGGACGGGGTGCTCCTGGAGCGCCTGGCCGCCGGCGGCACGGTCGTGGTCCGGCTGCCCGGCCTGTTCCAGCCGTATGGCCCGCTGCTGCGCCATCTCGCCGACACCGGCCGTCTCGTCCGGATCGGCCGGGACACGATCTGGGGCAACCCGCACCGGCTGCACCCCGGCGCCAGCAGCCAGGAACGCGCCGAGGCGATCGCCGCCTACGAGCGGCACCTGCAGACCCGCCCGGACCTCCTCGCCCGCGTCGGGGAGCTGCGCGGCCGGGCGTTGGGCTGCTGGTGCGCCCCGGCCCCGTGCCACGGCGACGTGCTGGCCCGGCTCGCCCACCGGTCCGGGTAG